The following coding sequences are from one Eucalyptus grandis isolate ANBG69807.140 chromosome 11, ASM1654582v1, whole genome shotgun sequence window:
- the LOC104426248 gene encoding LRR receptor-like serine/threonine-protein kinase GSO1 has translation MKSSQMIHLLLFFSILGAVLDVSLGDDLSEALQLLKVKAQLNDPSGVLNNWSPEAHVCKWYGVTCSDDQSKVVGLNLSNSGLSGPISPDYGFLTSLEMLDLSSNSLTGSIPPELSKLQNLKSLLLHSNSLSGEIPVELGLLKKLQVLRIGNNLLSGKITPDIGNLSELRVLGLAYCQFNGSIPPEIGSLKNLMYLDLETNGLSGRIPQEISSCEVLEIFAASNNKLEGEILSWVGSLKELQTLNLANNSLTGPIPTEIGGLSNLRYLNLLGNKLTGEIPRELNGLVQLETLDLSKNNLSGSISLSATQLKNLSALFLSDNKLMGGVPNNFCSSTSSLIQLVLARNELSGEFPMELINCSSLQQLDLSDNSFEGSLPSSLDRLQELTDLILNNNSFTGVLPPEIGNISTMENLYLSHNMFTGSIPEQLGKLDKLSILHLFENQMNGSIPRELTDCTSLTEIDFFGNHFSGSIPATIGKLKNLVVLHLRQNELSGPVPPSLGYCTKLQLLALADNKLSGFLPPTFQFLSELSTLTLYNNSLEGPLPESFSLLKSLRKINFSHNRFEGTITALCGLHLLTAIDLTNNSFSGPIPSVLGMSMNLTRIRLAHNHLTGNIPSQLGQLTELIFLDLSFNNLDGNVPSQLSNCGKLEHLLLSNNNFTGAIPSWLGGLEELGELDLSFNALQGLIPGELGNCSKLLKLSLHSNNLSGLIPPEIGNLIALNVLDLQKNNLSGTIPSTIKQCTKLFELRLSENFLTGPIPSELGRLTELQVILDLSWNSFSGEIPSSLGNMEKLERLNLSSNQLQGEVPPSLGELTSLHMLNLSNNHLQGRLPPTFSKFRLSSFLGNKDLCGPPLASCSSQAMEKSLSKGEVAGIVAAIVFISALICLAMLYIMLRIWCNWRRVLISSSEGSGTDLKREEMWIHGNEKRRNNSDYWKMNSWLAPSHDKHPSSTCIFHLKMDAESPSRTSA, from the coding sequence GGTGGTGGGATTGAACTTGTCAAATTCTGGGCTGTCAGGTCCGATATCACCCGACTATGGTTTTCTCACTTCACTAGAGATGCTTGATTTGTCATCTAATTCCCTCACCGGCTCGATCCCTCCCGAGCTTTCAAAGCTTCAAAATTTGAAGTCGCTTCTCCTTCATTCCAACTCTCTCTCGGGTGAGATACCCGTGGAATTAGGCCTGCTGAAGAAGTTGCAAGTCCTAAGAATAGGAAACAACCTCTTAAGCGGCAAGATCACCCCCGACATCGGTAACTTGTCGGAGTTAAGAGTATTAGGTCTTGCCTATTGCCAATTCAATGGGAGTATTCCTCCGGAGATTGGAAGTCTGAAGAATCTGATGTATCTGGACTTGGAGACGAACGGCCTCAGCGGCCGGATTCCTCAAGAGATCAGCAGCTGCGAAGTGCTCGAAATCTTTGCAGCGTCCAACAACAAGTTGGAAGGGGAAATTCTTTCTTGGGTGGGATCGCTAAAGGAACTGCAGACTCTGAACTTGGCGAACAACAGCCTCACTGGACCAATTCCAACTGAAATAGGCGGTCTCTCTAATTTGAGGTACTTAAATTTGCTCGGCAACAAACTGACTGGGGAGATCCCTCGAGAGCTCAATGGGCTGGTTCAGCTCGAAACGCTCGACTTATCGAAAAATAACCTCTCCGGGTCGATTAGCCTTTCCGCTACCCAATTGAAGAACTTAAGCGCTCTGTTCTTATCCGATAATAAGCTGATGGGTGGAGTACCAAACAACTTCTGCTCGAGCACCTCCAGCTTGATACAGCTCGTTCTCGCTCGTAATGAACTCTCCGGCGAATTCCCCATGGAGTTAATAAACTGTTCCTCACTCCAACAGCTGGATTTATCAGATAACAGCTTTGAGGGGTCCCTACCATCGAGCCTCGACAGGCTACAGGAGCTCACCGATCTTATCCTCAACAACAATAGCTTCACCGGAGTCCTACCTCCTGAGATCGGGAACATTAGCACCATGGAGAATCTTTACCTCTCTCATAACATGTTCACGGGCAGTATTCCGGAGCAACTCGGCAAGTTAGACAAGCTGAGCATCCTCCACCTGTTTGAAAACCAGATGAACGGAAGCATTCCTAGAGAGCTGACCGACTGCACGAGCTTGACTGAAATCGATTTTTTCGGGAACCACTTTAGCGGCTCTATTCCCGCTACGATCGGGAAGCTAAAGAATCTGGTGGTGCTTCACCTGAGGCAGAATGAACTTTCAGGTCCGGTCCCACCGAGCTTGGGATACTGCACGAAGCTTCAGCTACTGGCCTTGGCCGATAATAAACTCTCCGGATTTTTACCACCCACTTTCCAGTTTCTATCAGAACTCAGCACGCTCACGCTCTACAATAACTCCTTGGAGGGTCCACTGCCTGAATCTTTCTCCCTCCTGAAGAGCTTGAGGAAGATCAACTTTTCCCACAATCGATTCGAAGGGACGATAACTGCCCTCTGCGGATTACATCTGTTGACCGCGATCGATCTCACAAACAACAGCTTCTCAGGCCCCATCCCTTCCGTACTGGGCATGTCAATGAATTTAACCCGTATCCGCCTTGCCCACAATCATCTCACTGGCAACATTCCTTCTCAGCTTGGCCAGCTCACCGAGCTCATATTTCTCGACCTTTCTTTCAATAATTTAGATGGAAATGTGCCGTCTCAGCTATCGAATTGTGGAAAACTCGAACACCTCCTACTAAGCAACAACAATTTCACAGGCGCCATACCGTCCTGGCTCGGGGGACTAGAAGAACTTGGGGAGCTTGATCTCTCATTTAATGCATTACAAGGATTAATACCGGGCGAGCTGGGAAATTGTTCAAAGCTCCTCAAGCTTTCCCTCCATAGCAACAATCTCTCAGGGTTGATTCCACCGGAGATTGGAAATCTAATCGCTCTAAACGTCCTCGATTTGCAAAAGAACAATCTTTCGGGCACCATTCCTTCCACAATCAAGCAATGCACAAAGCTTTTTGAACTGAGACTCTCAGAGAACTTCTTGACAGGTCCGATACCGTCCGAACTAGGACGGCTAACTGAGTTGCAGGTGATCCTGGATCTCAGCTGGAACTCATTCTCGGGCGAGATCCCTTCTTCGCTTGGGAATATGGAGAAGCTAGAGCGGTTGAATTTGTCTTCCAATCAGCTTCAAGGAGAAGTTCCACCTTCACTAGGAGAACTGACAAGTCTTCACATGCTGAACCTGTCAAATAATCATCTCCAGGGCCGACTCCCtccaactttttcaaaatttcgacTCAGCTCTTTCCTAGGAAACAAGGACCTTTGCGGCCCACCGTTAGCATCATGCTCCTCACAAGCAATGGAAAAGTCACTGTCCAAAGGTGAGGTAGCAGGGATCGTGGCAGCCATCGTCTTTATCTCAGCACTGATATGCTTGGCGATGCTTTACATCATGCTCAGAATCTGGTGCAACTGGAGGAGAGTCCTGATATCGAGCTCCGAGGGAAGCGGGACCGACCTCAAGAGAGAAGAGATGTGGATCCAtggaaatgaaaagagaagaaacaacaGCGACTACTGGAAAATGAACTCCTGGTTGGCGCCCTCGCACGATAAGCACCCATCGAGCACATGCATTTTCCATCTCAAAATGGATGCAGAAAGTCCAAGCAGAACATCGGCATGA